In Rhinolophus ferrumequinum isolate MPI-CBG mRhiFer1 chromosome 25, mRhiFer1_v1.p, whole genome shotgun sequence, the following proteins share a genomic window:
- the TSSK2 gene encoding testis-specific serine/threonine-protein kinase 2 — MDDAAVLRKKGYVVGINLGKGSYAKVKSAYSERLKFNVAVKIIDRKKTPTDFVERFLPREMDILATVNHRSIIKTYEIFETSDGRIYIVMELGVQGDLLEFIKCRGALHEDVARRMFRQLSSAVKYCHDLDVVHRDLKCENLLLDKDFNIKLSDFGFSKRCLRDGSGRIILSKTFCGSAAYAAPEVLQGIPYQPKVYDIWSLGVILYIMVCGSMPYDDSDIKKMLRIQKEHRVDFPRSKNLTGECKDLIYRILQPDVNRRLHIDEILSHSWLQPPKPKAMSSASFKREGDSKYRAECKLDTRPGSRPDHKLGAKIQHRLLVVPENEDRMEERLAETSRTKDHHVAGAEVGKAGT; from the coding sequence ATGGACGATGCCGCGGTCCTAAGGAAGAAGGGTTATGTCGTTGGCATCAATCTTGGCAAAGGCTCCTATGCAAAAGTCAAATCTGCCTATTCCGAGCGCCTCAAGTTCAATGTGGCGGTCAAGATCATTGATCGCAAGAAAACGCCTACGGACTTTGTGGAGAGATTCCTGCCTCGGGAGATGGACATCCTGGCAACTGTCAACCACCGCTCCATCATCAAGACCTATGAGATCTTTGAGACCTCAGACGGGCGCATCTACATTGTCATGGAGCTGGGCGTCCAGGGCGACCTCCTCGAGTTCATCAAGTGCCGCGGGGCCCTGCACGAGGATGTGGCACGCAGGATGTTCCGCCAGCTCTCCTCGGCTGTCAAATACTGCCATGACCTAGATGTCGTCCACCGAGACCTCAAGTGCGAGAACCTTCTCCTCGACAAGGATTTCAACATCAAGCTGTCCGACTTCGGATTCTCCAAGCGCTGCCTACGGGATGGCAGCGGGCGCATCATCCTCAGCAAGACCTTCTGTGGGTCGGCGGCGTACGCGGCCCCCGAGGTGCTGCAGGGCATCCCCTACCAGCCCAAGGTCTATGACATCTGGAGCCTGGGCGTGATCCTCTACATCATGGTCTGCGGCTCCATGCCCTACGATGACTCCGACATCAAGAAGATGCTGCGCATTCAGAAGGAGCACCGTGTGGACTTTCCACGCTCCAAGAACCTGACGGGCGAGTGCAAGGACCTCATCTACCGCATCCTGCAGCCAGACGTCAACCGGCGGTTACACATTGATGAGATCCTCAGCCACTCGTGGTTGCAGCCCCCCAAACCCAAAGCCATGTCTTCTGCCTCCTTCAAGAGGGAGGGTGACAGCAAGTACCGGGCCGAGTGCAAACTGGACACACGGCCAGGCTCGCGGCCCGACCACAAGCTGGGGGCCAAAATCCAGCACCGACTGCTGGTGGTGCCCGAGAACGAGGACAGGATGGAGGAAAGGCTGGCCGAGACCTCCAGGACAAAAGACCATCACGTCGCCGGAGCCGAGGTGGGGAAGGCAGGCACCTAG
- the TSSK1B gene encoding testis-specific serine/threonine-protein kinase 1, with amino-acid sequence MDDAAILKRRGYIVGINLGEGSYAKVKSAYSERLKFNVAVKIIDRKKAPTDFLEKFLPREIEILAMLNHRSIVKTYEIFETSDGKVYIIMELGVQGDLLEFIKTRGALHEDDARKKFHQLSSAIKYCHDLDVVHRDLKCENLLLDKDFNIKLSDFGFSKRCLRDDSGQLTLSKTFCGSAAYAAPEVLQGIPYQPKVYDIWSLGVILYIMVCGSMPYDDSNIKKMLRIQKEHRVNFPRSKHLTGECKDLIYRMLQPDVNRRLHIDEILSHCWVQPKARVLSSTAIKEGENSQGTEPSDIPEPGSDKKSATKLEPQEEAQPEARSESQPEEETLQLQVSKQLETTGEQLSRETVEEPPAQPPETQT; translated from the coding sequence ATGGATGATGCTGCCATCCTCAAGCGACGAGGCTACATCGTGGGGATAAATTTGGGAGAGGGCTCATACGCAAAAGTCAAATCTGCTTACTCTGAACGACTGAAGTTCAACGTGGCGGTCAAGATTATTGACCGCAAGAAAGCCCCCACGGACTTTTTGGAGAAATTCCTTCCCCGGGAAATTGAGATTCTGGCCATGCTAAACCACCGCTCCATTGTCAAGACCTACGAGATCTTTGAGACCTCAGACGGCAAGGTCTACATTATCATGGAGCTCGGCGTCCAAGGTGACCTTCTCGAGTTCATCAAAACCCGGGGAGCCCTGCATGAAGATGACGCTCGCAAGAAGTTCCACCAGCTCTCCTCGGCCATCAAGTACTGCCATGACCTGGACGTTGTCCATCGAGACCTCAAGTGCGAGAACCTTCTCCTCGACAAGGATTTCAACATCAAGCTGTCCGACTTCGGATTCTCCAAGCGCTGCCTACGGGACGACAGCGGCCAACTAACACTGAGCAAGACCTTCTGTGGGTCGGCGGCGTACGCAGCCCCCGAAGTGCTGCAGGGCATACCCTACCAGCCCAAGGTCTATGACATCTGGAGCCTGGGCGTGATCCTTTACATCATGGTCTGCGGCTCCATGCCCTACGATGACTCCAACATCAAGAAGATGCTGCGCATCCAGAAGGAGCACCGTGTCAACTTCCCACGCTCCAAGCACCTGACGGGCGAGTGCAAGGACCTCATCTACCGAATGCTACAGCCGGACGTCAACCGGCGGTTACACATTGATGAGATCCTCAGCCACTGCTGGGTGCAGCCTAAGGCCCGGGTCCTGTCCTCTACAGCCATCAAGGAGGGGGAGAACTCCCAGGGCACTGAGCCCTCGGATATCCCTGAGCCTGGCTCTGACAAGAAGTCTGCCACCAAGCTGGAGCCTCAAGAGGAGGCACAGCCAGAGGCAAGGTCTGAGTCACAACCCGAGGAGGAGACGCTGCAACTGCAGGTGTCCAAGCAGTTGGAGACCACAGGCGAGCAGCTGAGCAGGGAGACAGTGGAAGAGCCCCCCGCACAGCCTCCAGAGACGCAAACCTAG